cacatggaggtagaaccaaaacttgttttggtaaaaccgtgatacccatgattgatgatttgataggataatcaatcacatggttcttggAAATCGAATGTGTTtcatttccaagattgtaagtatgaaagaggacttacaaagtaaggatgtcgtcattctttgaacacgagttgtaactgttatcattaattgttcaaagatattccttgatagctaaggagaatcccatgatcgaaattaATTGGGAATCTTTTTATTAAAGGTTTCTTGGTTTTATATggtatttaatttccagcaattaaatacgtatctttagaaaataataattagtaatgtgcatttactgattacaGATTTCTCTAAAggaatttcggtcaatatttggataaagcatttccaggaattatgaaaaccgattttgtgtttattacatatctttgagaatattcggttttggaaattccttggtgtcaaaaattccttatctataaatactGAAATTTGCTTCTCTTACAAACAaatcctcagagccatcaaaactaccttAGTTATGTTGTTACAAGtggagccgcctatcggagaggagagtaccctaattaggcgaaatctcttacggccgctcggtttaaagacttctttgggattgtgaatctctattagtatcgttggtgggaaactagataactgcagtTTATTACTagttttgattgactaacggtggttgaaattttattgcacctagtttgtttatgcttgataatattctcttctgatataatattcactcaaactagatcaaagtttcaacggggatctttaaacagtttgtagatctaaagacgtcttgtgataatccaacgttaacagactccgttctgtgtgtgattgatcacaaaagattcagtttgattgtgtgcaggggtttattgaagatcaaagaatattTGAGGACaaaaagactttttgggttcataatctttggtgtgcacaatacttgtttcggctggaaagggatccgacTATAATCCGATTTACTTGTGTGATAATCATTGATTagatagttgtgtagatcggcatcaatacacttctttctgattaaaagtattgattgcttaAGGCTTACAGtcattgtggtgattggtaagaaagagatataaggacccgacaaaggtgtTTATGTGTTAAACGAGAGatcctttgtcagactcatattacttggttgaaaagatttgtcaccgaacagatttgttgttcctttactgtttggaatacgaaccaaaataattgttccaagtgcgtgacttatacaagttggaggcgcggggatactgaggaaactgagTGAACTGTAGGGTTAgttgcttagtctcaactatacgaagttgatttagattttttatagcgtcttaattctgagagtattcaatcttgactgggtcccggggtttttctgcattttcggtttccttgttaacaaaatactgttgtgtcttttacttttctatttccgcaattataattgtttattataattagaagtaaaatacacaaacgttaattcatatttacttgataagttatcccttagagtttggttaagtccgaacctaatatcaagtaaacacacttcgtcgattgtattgtctcgatcttgtatccatagacgatcgcccgaagtgtgataccgatttctttattgtctcgactaagtccatagacaatcactttcggagaaaacaTTTAtcggtggaaaagttttagactgAGATATATTTGCCTACCCTCGTCTTTTAAGTGGAGGTGTTTCGATAATGATGGCGGAGGTTCTCGGAAGTTTTGGCGATAAATCGCCTGAGACAGAGAGAACGAAAGAGAAAACGAAAGCTAGTTTTTCTATTGTATAGGAAAGTTACGACTTCACCCTTTTTGTCATAGTTAGATGGAAAAATAAGTGAGGTATATATTAGTAACTGAGGGTGTCCAAGGTCCAAAAAGACCTATTTTATTTATATTAGTAAAAAAATATAACCATTTgattttttggctttttgatagtttgagaaatatttgagaaaatatggaaaaacaaaGGAGTTTCATTATGTGAAGgaagaaataataatagtaaaataagAGATTATAGGGTGTGGGagcggccacggctagggcataacCGGCCGGCTAGTAGGTCCGGTCCCGTGACGCCATTccctatattttttattattatttcatcatgtgacggaaatatggagaaactaagagttttttctcaaacgaggaagtttgctcgaacgaaggatttttcatgagattgggaaaaataagaaaataagaaaaatataaaaaggaGAGGCGTGTGACCGGCCACAACGGCATGACCGGCCAGACGGTGGGCCTGGTCCCCTAGGcacctttttttattattattattattccctaTTTCGCATAGGTTTCCTCATTTGTACATATTttgaatgctcattcgtgcattattgctaagtacattcgcaccattttcttggggcttactcgatggtggtgCAGATGCCCGATCAGTGAATAGTTATTACTAACTCATGAAATTCAGATGAGAATAATTtaatgaaacagagtaataaaatgagttgagtccATGAAACGGAGTTATGAAATaaattgattatctattactaatccatgaaatccaactGAGGATAAGCCATGAAACGTAGGAATAAGATAAatttgattatctattactaatccatggaatccagctgaggataagCCATAAAAAtgaataatgagataaaataaattatcttataggaattcaattgatgaatgccaCGCTAGAATTACTCTatgaattgctctatactagaatGCAATatgtttattcgagaatcgaggtatgagatgatgAAAGCATCATACACGTTTTGAATATTGATTATGTATGGTCAGGGAACAGtgtgacatcctgaagacgttagcgctttatactagcatgtaatatgtctaggagtcgtccaatcatcgAGATTCTATACATATTATCTCTAAATAGTCAGTGTATAGTGtggcatcctgaagacattaacgctctatactagcatacaatATGTCTAGGAGATGTCCAATCGTTTCGATTCTAGGTAGAGGTGTTGATGAAATATACGGAGTGTCGAAAAGCTCAGCTAAGAGGCTTTACAAATACCATATTCATATAGAGCTCTGAGAGGATGTACGCTCAGTCAGAGATTGtgaaatgagctttcacgaatcctaaaatatgagtttcacatacattTCTGAAGTCGTGTGAGAAACATGCAAGATcacgagtttacgattttagtctttgttgaaaatccaccatcaacaacaggtaGGAAAAAAATTACCCAtaaagtatttttttcttttacccGTGAAATAATTTTActcaagatatttttcttttttcctgtGAAGAAGAACACCCTAATATTTTTTATTCTACTTAAATAATTGTTTTCCGATGGGGCCAGtaagattttttttaattaagatAATATTTCTTTTACTTAAAACTTTCTGGTGGACCTGGAAGATCTTATTTTCtattggttcaaattttcttaaaataatttATTCGTCTAAATCTAAAATCCTAACTCCTTCCTTCGCACTCATACAATACAACTTCGATATATTAATTCTCGATAAATTAATTAATTCACTAAActaataaattttattaatccCAATTAGGTTTGTACAAACTAAATTTTAATCcaataaaataattattattattttttttagtccCAATGCTATTAATTTATGTAAGCTTTACGGTGTATTGATGTATTGATAGGTCGATCACGAGCATGCCGGACCTTGTTCCGCCAGAAGTCGggttgtatttcttcttttatatTGTACTGAAATGTAATTGTAGTGTGATCAATGTGGGTAATTATGTCCGATTGACAGAAATATATCGAACCAGTGGTCTTTTGATTTATTAATGGAATCAGTCAGCTATGCCTTAGTTCAAATGATTCGTTCAAATTGGTAGGTTTCACTCGTTAATATTATTGTTATCATTAGGCGCTGGGCTGTtgaattaattaattaatgttaCGCCCATGGGTGGGAGTCCATTCCTCCTCTTCCTCTACCACGACCAACCCCTGTTGTTTCATTActacttttccttcttcttcttcttcttcttcttcatcctcttcagcTAGTCAAATCCGTGTATCAATGGCTGCTGCTTCCTCTATTCGAATTGGTATTGTTGGAGACGTTGTAAGTATTCTATCTCGGTTTAAcgaaatgattttatttttccaAGGAATTTCAACTTATTATCTTCTCTACGGAATTTTCTCGGAAGCATGATGATTGGGACCTCCAAGAAGATACAAAAGCCCTCCAGTTTTTACAGGtgttattaatattttattttatttttgttttgatcaatcagctgggaatttttttttttttacactcttaattatctactttgtcaaaactacataataatcaatcaatcaatcaatcaatcaatatgAGACTTGACTATAATATCGTTTCAGATTGTTGTTTCCATAGTCTACATATCAGTATCATAGTTGTTAGGATTTCCCCGATTTCCTCTTCAGTCCATTTTTGTTACCATGTATGTCACCCTTGTTTCGCAGCCACAATCTTAGATTCTCAATTAATTCATCAATATTACATTTACTTTAATCTAAATTTGTGATTTCTTATTTGAATCAGCCAGATAAGGAATGTGGTAATAAGAATCTGTATTTGTTTCTCAGTAGTTTCGTTAAGTGATTTTGCTCAGCTACAAACTTCCCTAACATGGTTTTATGTTGTATGCCAACTGCAGCCTGATTTGGTATTATTTACAGGCAAGTTTTTCTATTTCTATATACCCACCTCATCTAAATGCTTGGAAGGTTGCCAATTTGGTTCACTTCCATGTTATCTATCTTATCGTACTTTTGTTTTCCTCTGGTGTGCCTTTGTATACATACTCGTAGACTGTTGCAATAATCTCATTGACTTGGCTCTCTGCTTGATCAGGTGATTTCGGGAATGAGAATGTTGAACTTGTTAAAAGCGTTTCGGAGCTTAAACTTCCAAAAGCTGTTATATTGGGGAACCACGATTGTTGGACTACCCAACAGTTTTCACAAAAGTAAGCTGAAATGCTACGAGTCCGTTGATGTTTGCAAATACTGATTGGCTCATCAGATAAGCTCTCTTCCAAGAGTTTGTTCTGCTCAGGTCTGATTTGAATCGTTACATTTTCTGTATTGAACAGGAAGAAAGACCGTGTCCAACTTCAGCTGGAATGGTGAGTTTATTTCTGTTCGACATCTGAACCATGCTAAGCCTGTTTTGTTCACTACTTTCCTTGCAATTGTTTAATCAAATGATCATATAAGCTGATGTAGGTCATGGTAATCTTAGTAGGTGAATCAGAACTGTTTCGGAAACCAGGTTTGAATGTCACCGTGATGTTTCTTCCTAGCGTTTCTCTTCACCATTTTATACCATACCCATACAGCCGAATTGATGGCCTTGTGGTGATACTAAAGGGATGTCTCTTTAAGTTTTAAAGGTATGGAGAGGATACCTTGTAGTGATATTAATTACCTTGGGAAGACAAAGAAAATGGACTAAAGATACAAGAGTAGTGTGTGCTTTTAGGTACAATTTTCGggaagacattaaaaggaataaCATGGTTAGTTATGAGCAAATTTATAGCTGATTACCTTTTATAATCTAAGAGATAGAGAAGTTTGTTGTTTTGCTTGTTGCGTGTCAGAGTTTTAACTTTCTGACAGCAGTTACCATAAATTTGACGAAATAGTTGATAAGTGCTTTTCCTTGGTGACCAGTCTTGGAGAGGAGCATGTGGGTTACCGTCGTTTAGACTTTCCTAATTTAAAGCTGAGTGTCGTTGGTGGGCGCCCGTTTTCTCATGGGGGTAATAGAATCTTTCGGGAAAAACTTCTATCTTCGAGGTTGGTCTTATTCTCATTTTCTGCATTGATGAATTTTACCCCGGGTACTCACGAGTACAGTTTTGGGTGTTGCACAATGTGTTGATGGTAGTGCAGTTCCTCTTTGAAATACTTAAGCCAAAATTAGGATACTTCAAGATCTAAGCTACCTTCCTTTATTCTGGTTTTTATAATTTTTGATGACTTCCTTATAAGATGGATTAGGGGTTAATTTTCTTTAGCTGAAAACTATTTCGTGTTTGAGAAAATGGCTACAATCAAGCTTCCTTTTATCAGATGAAAAATGTAGGTCTAAGTGTTTTATTTCTTATCACTCCGTAAATAGGATGTTGGCATTAATGCACACAACCATGCTGAATAAACTTACTAGTCGAATTCAATTCTAAATGAATGATGTCATATATTTTTCCCATGTTTTTTAAACCCTTTGAGAAATGTGTACCTAAATGAAACCTTTTCAGATATGGAGTCCAAGATATGAATGGAAGTGCCAAAAAAATATGTAAAGCGTCCGTAGGAACACCAGAGGGTCATTCCATTGTACTTCTGGCACATAATGGACCTACAGGTATATTTGTCATCTCGTCCTACTTATTGATTTGTACTCGCTACTCGGATGTAGTTGTACTAAAACTCAACTTCTGCTCTCCTATCTTGTTTTATATGTTGCAGGTTTGGGATCTGAGAAGAATGATATATGTGGAAGAGATTGGGTACATCAAGGGGGTGACCATGGTGATCCAGGTAAACAAACTTAAATCATGAAATATTTCCCACGTTATGTTACAGAATATTTCTGTTTAATAGGAGTCATGAATTTTATTAATATGATGATGATTTAGTGTCATATGTATGACTTGGTACAGATCTGGAGCAAGCTATATCCAACATGAAAGAAACTACCAAATTCCCTATCCCCTTGGTTGTCTTTGGCCATATGCATAAAGAATTGGCATCAAGAAACGGACGTCTTCGCAAAATGATTGTAGTTGGAGCGGACAATACTATCTACTTGAATGGAGCAATTGTACCTAGGGTGAAAAAACTATTTCATGAACAACAAACTGGTACTGGAAGCTCCTCCACTGAAGGCGCACCCGTTTCTCTTGCGCTCGAGCCTAGTGGTACAGTTCGAGGTTTTACGCTAGTTGAGATTAATGACGGAAAGCTTGATAAGATAGCTGAGACTTGGGTTTCCATTATTGGGGATGAAATCAAGATCGAGGAAGAGCTCATACTATTTCAAAGTGGTATGCGAGCTTCTTCATTGTAGTTTTCAACGTCCCTTGTCTCAGTTTTTCTGTCTGTCCCTTATCCCAGTGTTTCTGTCTAATTTGGACGtttaataaaatgaaaaaataaatcaacATCACTACAACTCTGTGGATTTTCTCTAGCATATATAGGGAAACTGCAGACGTATGCCTACTTTGCATACGTGCAGTGCTGCTAAGAGCTGGCCATTTAAATAGGacctattattttattttatttgaaaggGTAAGCTTatattaaaatgaaaaaatatttacaagagGAGGCCACAGTTTACAACATCACAGATGCATCACTGTTTCCCAATTATACAAGATTTTGAGTAATAGAAACCCCTTTAAAAACATCCTTTCACTAAGCCAAAGAATGATAGAATGTTTCATCAACAAGATAACTTCCTCCGCTGTCATTTCTCTTCCACCAAAAACTCTTTTATTTCTGGCATTCCACAAATACCATTGCACAACATAAATCACCTTCCACCATACTTCTTTACTCTTACCTTTTAGATTGTTCATTCTCCAAGCTTCAAAATTAGCTTTCACAGAACTTGGAAACACCCAAGAGATTCTAATTCTAAATGCTATAACAAAATGAGACCATACCTCAAATGCAAAAGAACAACACACAAAGATATAATCtgtagtttcctcttctttctaacAAAAAGGACACTTAACATCTTGAATATCCATCCCTCTATGCCTAAGCATTGACAAAGTAGGTGATGAATTATGAAAAGTAGCCCAACACATAAAACTCACCTTTGAGGGATCCCATTCTCCCATAGAAATTTATTGAAATCACAAATTGTATCATCCTGCACCAGCTGCTCATAACATTTCTTTACTGTAAAATCACTCATAATTTCCACAGAATCCCCTTCCTCCACCAATCCATGAACTGGCCCCATCTCATTGCACAACAAATCCCATTCCATCTGTTCCTGTAGAAATAGCCTTCTTCTAAAATTACAATACAATCTACCATCCTCCACCATGTCAGCAATTGAAGCATTTTTCATAATACACACTTTAAACACTGCATGATACCTATTCTTCAAAGGACCAGTAAAAGTCCAATTATCAAACCAAAATCTAACTGACTTCCCATTATTCAGCTTACACCTTACATGTTCTTCCATAAACTCAGTTGACTTCAAAATACCCTTCCAAAAACTTCTCCCTTGAGCAGAACTATCATCTGTTGGAAGACAATCCTCCAAGTTATCCTTAAGCTTCTCTTGAACCACTTTCCTCCACAAGGCCTTCTTATCTCTAGCATACTTCCAGATCCACTTTGCTTTTAAAGCTTTGCTTGTACTCCTTAAATCTTTGACGCCCAATCCTTCCAACTTCTTTGGCTACAAATATTAAGCCAAGACACCCAACACATTTTCCTTTTATCTTCATTTGAGTCCCACGGAAACCTTCTCATCAACTGATTTAATTTCTTCTCCACACTAACAGGCATATGAATAAGAGAAAGAACATAAATAGGAAAGCTTGCCAAACAGCTTCTTATAGGAACTAATCTTCCAGCTTTAGataaaaatttcttcttccatgaAGCTAACTTCACTTCCATTCTCTTAATTACCTCATCCCATACTGATGTGCACCTTACTGTGGCTCCAATTGGCAGACCCAAGTATTTAATTGGAAATTTCTCCACCCTGCAACCCAACTCCATTGCTGAAGACCCCACAACATCATCTACACCAACACTCATTAAAGTACTTTTCTCCAAATTCAGCTTCATACCTGTGAGTAACTCAAAACAATTTAAAATAAGAAACAATCTTCTAATTTCATCCTCAGTAGCATCCGCAAACAATAAAGTATCATTTGCAAATTGCAAATGAGGAATCATAGTACCACCTTCTACCACCTGGAAACCATGAATTTGATTCCTCAGAACTGCATCATCCACCAACTTAGAAAGAATATCCACCACAAGTATAAACAAAAATGAAGATAGAGAATCTCTCTACCTTAATCCCTTTGTTGGTCTAAGTTTCTCAATTGAGGacctattattattattggtacatatacatatgatgcatcaactataaatggagaagaagaaagataaatATGTGTACATAAGCTGTAAATAGTCGGCATTTGAGTTGGTATTTGCCGGTCTGAAATGGGAGTTTGAGTAACAGAGAAGCGAATGGTAGACCGAAATTGGAACCATCAAAATATAATTTAGTCATTGGATGTTGTTTTTGGCCCACTCAGGTTTTAAGAACCCCACACCCCTGCCAAATCCTGTGTTGGGGAGAAGGTGGACCAAATTGATCCGCTTCTATTGGTCCAACCCTAGCACTGCCGAGTCAAGTAAAAGCAAAAAATAGAAGGGTCAGGATCCTGTAACAAAAGGTTTTGACAAATCCTTTTGAAAAAACTTACTATCCGTCAGATTCTATATATCTAACTGTCCAAATAGTCTATGATGTGGAAATACAACTAACTTCATTACTTGTTTGGCTTAGGTTAAATAAGTTATGTATAAATCAAAATTCGTATTTTACTAGAAATCAAAAATCCTACTTGATCAAAATTgatgggatattttgactttggatCACAACAAAATCACCAGAGTTGCATTTGGGTCACAAATAAATTTTAACTAGAGTTTGGGTCACATGACCGTCATTGACCGTTTTGACCGTtaggaaaataatattttttttaattaatttgtaTTTAGTTAACCCCGTTAGTGGCCGTTTGCATCTACTGGTCTGAATCGATCAATAAATCACATCTAACGGGCGTGGTAGTGGAGCAAAAGTCTCATTCAGGCCTTTCCGCAAGTACATTGTGTGCAAAAAACTGATGATCCAGTTTTTAGCTTGATGTTGATTTCCTAAACCCATTTTACCTCCTTCCCTGCACCAAATTCAAATCCGATGACAAACCAAACATTTTTGACCATTCACAGGCCCTAGACACTCCGTTAACTACCATCTTTTGTCTCCTAAATGAATGTCAATAGCACCACGTaggtattcatttttttttttaaattccccaaatatgatgaaccctaaattcaATTTTGAGTTTTcatgtttcaaaaccaaaaaaatggacCTTAGCTTCGTCTTTTCTTTTTAGATCTTCAAAACGAATTACTTCAATGTTGCAGTCAATTTCTATAATTTATATATTGGCCTTGAAGATGCTCACGAAGTAGAAGATTATTAATATGAGAAGGAGGAAGTCTGAATCAAAGGTTAAAGCTCGTATAATGGCTAGACATTATGAAGCTCAGGTGGGTTTCATGTGCTTACTGCTTTCCACGAACCATTGGTTAGTCTTCCTAACTTCGAAACCTTCCTGGAAGATTAACTCAAATTAATACACATAAAACCTTATACATTCAGTCATTCCTCACCATGAAAAGATACTGCAATCGTTTCCTCACTAAAACTTGATTGTTCTCTCTGTTTTCTTTTGTTACTTTCTAATAGAGAATGAGATGCCCGGAATACAGAACAAGCTGATGATGTTATGTTTAACAGAGTATAAAAGGGTAGAGTTAGTAAATAGATTGATCCCTAGGTTGTAATCGGTCATTTCCTTATTTAACTGAATTTCCTCACTAACCCCGTTAGTGGCCGTTGCATCctgtgacccaaactctaattaaaatttatttATGATCCAAATACAACTATGGTCACTTTGTtgtgacccaaaatcaaaatatcccaaATTGATTGGAAATCAAAATTATACTCTCTCCATTAATCATAATGTTTGATTATTAATTAAATCCTAATTATAAAGATGTATATTCTTTGTCTTTTTATGTTTTTCCATGCAAGAATCAAAATCATGTAGAGGTCAGAGAACCACTTAATCCCGTTTGAGACCATCAAACAAACTTTGATTATCTCCATATCATTATGTATCTTTTCCATGAGAACATCTTCGACTTGATTTGCAGACCCTATTGTAGAACCAGCAATGGATGACAGATCAATACATCGCTGTGTAACTTAAACAGGGATGAAGAGAAAATCTCCCGTACTTGATATTGCTTTCTTACAATTTTTCTATGCAACCAAACAAGTCATAGGGTTAGTTCCACAGCCACGTCATGGACTATTTGGATCATTAGATGTATAAAATCTGACGGATATGGTGTTTTTTCGAAAGGGTTTGTCAAAACCTTTTGTTACAGGATCCCGACCCAAAAGAGAATCCACCAAAAGAtgtacagtagaaactctttaaATTAATATCCCTGGGACCAGAGAAATCTATTAATTTAGAGAGATTATTAATTTAGCGAGTTAAATTTTAGCTTGTGCAAGCCTAGTTGGGTCATCAAAtgttattattttaaagagataatTAATTTAACGAGTATTAATTTAAAGAGTTTCTATTGTACAATGGTTGTACTGTTCTTTAAATTTGAACAGTACACTTTCTTGTTCTTTAACTTTAAGCAGTACATTAATTGTGGTCCTCTATAGACGTCTGCACAATCAATCCTTCTTCCATTTCgtttcaaaatccataaacatgTGATCATTTCTTTCGTCGAATTTGTCTCCAGGTTGAGGTATctgaattctagggttttgatACAATTATTTcactttattttttcaaaaagaggcaTATGCCTCAAAGATATTGATAGTATTTTATCGAGATAGGGATATGTTATATGAACGAGTTGAGAATTTGAAATTCATAAATTAGAATTTAAACATGGATCTCATGTCATTATGATCTCTGATCGAGTGTGTAGCCTCAATCACATCGCCAGTTCCACTAGAGATCGTTGCAAAATTTGTGAGAGAGCATTTGTGATCGCTGCTGGGGGTGATTGTCCCGCTTCTTGCATGACCTCTGCCAACTTCTGGCCTCCTTTTTTACGGGTTGCTACGTTATACGTCGCCTCGAGATGGTTTAGCCTTGCTTGTAATGCATCATCGATATCCCTCGTTTGGACTTCATTTTCCCCGCAGGAGTCCCTGCTTGGATAAACTAGAAACCTCATGTCGACGATATCGTGATCGTCCTGAATCCTCATCAAATTGTTCATCGAGCGTTGTGTACTTATTTCGGTTGAACTCTCTCCTCGTCGTCTCCCTTTGCGTGGGATTTCCTCCCGACGTCCTTTTGGACTGGTCAGGAATTCGGACTACGTCCTCCTTCTGTTTTTAGACACATTTATGTCTGGGATTAACGTCAGACAACTCTTCCGAGTGGCTACTCCCATAGACTCGGACCCCCTTTCTCCTTCGTGGGGATTGATCCTCGGAAGCCTCGTTTAAGGTATCCGGCAGAATGATGTGGGCTTCATCTTCTAATTTCTCCAGGGGTTTTCCTATTCGGGGGCGTCCTACGGAACAGTAGATGACTTCTCGTTTTTCTCCTGGTGCCTTAaccttctatttttctttttcaatctcATCTTTCGTCGTTCTGACtttctcatttgttcttcttgcgCCTTTTGAGATTTCATGGTGGCCTCGTGGGTGGAAATATTGTTATCATGACTAGAGGAGTCCTATTTTCGCGTCGTTGTGTTAACTACCGTGTTCAGTAGTCCTCCATTTTAAGTTAGGTGAATTTAATCCCGATCCTTGGATGAGGCATCTTTTTCGTGGAAATCAGAATTGCTTGTTAGTCCTTCATgatacagtagaaactctttaaATTAATACTCGTTAAATTAGGAAGACTAACCAATGGTTATGTTGAATCGTGGGTGGAAAtattcttcgtcttgtatgatgaatctccatggagttcttgagatcaactacacttactatcctagttcgagacttagctatagtagaccagaaatcaagacttatagttttgatcactaacattgacaaacatacttgagatagaaacgcatgcgagttcgaccgagcaatgccctaACAGAATAGATGAGTTAGCGAAGACTGCAATTCTATTTACATCACACCACtggtagtccccggcagcggcgccaaaaacttggcaggccttgaaagggtgtataaattaagcgcaataaaaacgggggcctacagtaataccgcaagtgcacggtcgtcggttgtagctcgtgcaagtacgggtcgatccacagagatcgggtgtgttttggaagtgttcaAACtattttgggttcctaaatttgcttttgggctatgaagccttttggcttaaattgggctttaagtactaatgggtttgaatgccctttgaatgaattgggctatGTAATGTGAACTATGGGCTtgggtttcagtgaactgatttgagctttgggctcaacagttcactgtgaattgggcttaacatttcactgtgaattgggcttggtagtgaactaggctttggccttaactgggcttcagaggcttttgggctcaatgggattgagctaacagtggac
This portion of the Papaver somniferum cultivar HN1 chromosome 11, ASM357369v1, whole genome shotgun sequence genome encodes:
- the LOC113322913 gene encoding uncharacterized protein LOC113322913 isoform X1 — encoded protein: MLRPWVGVHSSSSSTTTNPCCFITTFPSSSSSSSSSSSASQIRVSMAAASSIRIGIVGDVHDDWDLQEDTKALQFLQPDLVLFTGDFGNENVELVKSVSELKLPKAVILGNHDCWTTQQFSQKKKDRVQLQLECLGEEHVGYRRLDFPNLKLSVVGGRPFSHGGNRIFREKLLSSRYGVQDMNGSAKKICKASVGTPEGHSIVLLAHNGPTGLGSEKNDICGRDWVHQGGDHGDPDLEQAISNMKETTKFPIPLVVFGHMHKELASRNGRLRKMIVVGADNTIYLNGAIVPRVKKLFHEQQTGTGSSSTEGAPVSLALEPSGTVRGFTLVEINDGKLDKIAETWVSIIGDEIKIEEELILFQSGMRASSL
- the LOC113322913 gene encoding uncharacterized protein LOC113322913 isoform X2, with amino-acid sequence MLRPWVGVHSSSSSTTTNPCCFITTFPSSSSSSSSSSSASQIRVSMAAASSIRIGIVGDVPDLVLFTGDFGNENVELVKSVSELKLPKAVILGNHDCWTTQQFSQKKKDRVQLQLECLGEEHVGYRRLDFPNLKLSVVGGRPFSHGGNRIFREKLLSSRYGVQDMNGSAKKICKASVGTPEGHSIVLLAHNGPTGLGSEKNDICGRDWVHQGGDHGDPDLEQAISNMKETTKFPIPLVVFGHMHKELASRNGRLRKMIVVGADNTIYLNGAIVPRVKKLFHEQQTGTGSSSTEGAPVSLALEPSGTVRGFTLVEINDGKLDKIAETWVSIIGDEIKIEEELILFQSGMRASSL